A segment of the Nitrospina gracilis 3/211 genome:
ACGGAAACGTCGGATATGTCGTTCAAAAACATCAACGACATGGCGGTGTACCTCTACGCCCGTCACTCCACGCACGAGCACTACCAACAGGCGCTGGAAGCGACGTGGGAGATCTACCCCGACCTGAAAAACAATTACTACCAGGCTCTGGTCAACGCCGGCAGCAAGCGCTGAACCGCCCCGGTTGAAATGATCTGAAAAACGTCTGATTGCGGCGGCCGCGCGCTCCAGGGTTGCATGACACCGTGAGTGCGCGGCCAAAGTTTTTTTGCCCCCCGCCCGGTTATGGGGTACTATTCGATAAGGTGACTTACCCCGCCAACCCACGTTTTTTTCAATCGAAGAAGGATGGATTTCATGNNNNNNNNNNNNNNNNNNNNNNNNNNNNNNNNNNNNNNNNNNNNNNNNNNNNNNNNNNNNNNNNNNNNNNNNNNNNNNNNNNNNNNNNNNNNNNNNNNNNTTTCAATCGAAGAAGGATGGATTTCATGAACGGACCGGTCAGACTTGGATTCCCATTGGCCCTCGGCCTGCTGTTGCTGGGCGGGTGCGCCACCTATTCCGCTTCCACCATCGAAAACGCTCCGGGAAGCGCCACGGTGTACGAAGACCCCAATTCCACCGGACAGCTCGCGGGCGTTGGCATCGAGTCGCAGGACATCCGTGCCATGACCGACAAGATGATGCGCGACATGCTGACCAATCCATCCCTGGCGGGCGCCAAGACGCCACCCAAAGTAATCATCGATGCCGAGTTCTTCCGCAATGAAAGTTCGTCGCGCATCAACAAGAACATCATCACCGACCGCCTGCGCGTGGACCTCAATCGCGCCGCCAAAGGCCGCATGGTGTTCGTCGGCCGCCATTACGAGGGCATGGTGAAGGAAGAAACCGCGTACAAGGGCCGCCCTGCCGGCCTGCTCTCCGGCGACTACCGGCTGGGCGGACGCATCACCACTCTCGACCAGATCAATCCCACTACCGGACGAACCTCCCGTTATCATCAGATCATTTTTGAAATGGTGGACCTGAATAACAGCGCCATCGTGTGGACGGGAATTTATGATTTTCGCAAATCTGCGCGGGACGACATCATCTACCGGTGACGACGGCTCGATGACCGGAAATCACAAATGCCGCCTTGGTGCGCTGGCGCTGGGCCTCCTCCTGCTCCCCGCCTGCGGCCCGGCATCGCAGAAGGCGCACGTCTCGGACGCGGCGATGAACGCCTATCTCCAGAACAAACCCGCCGCCCTGCACACCCTTTATCGCAAAGCGCTCATCGAAGGTCCACGCAACCAGGTGCTGAACGACATGCGCGTGGGCCTGGCCGCCATGGAACTCGGCCACTATTCGCTGGCCCGCGAATCACTGGACCGCGCCCTGCTGAACATCGAGACCGTTTACGCCGACGATGAAACCGCCAGGAACGCACGCAGCCTGTGGTACGAGGAAGGCAAAAAGGACTTCAAGGGCGAGCCGTACGAGCGCGCCATGGCCTACTACTACCGCGGCCTTCTGTACATCATTGAAGGCGACCTGGAAAACGCCCGCGCGTCGTTCAAGGGCGGCGTCCTGCAGGACGCGTTTGCCGAGGAAGAGCAGAACCGGTGCGACTTCACCCTTCTCATTTTCCTGCAGGGCTGGGTGTCGCAGAAGCTGGGCGATCACGATCTCGCCCGCATGGCATACGAAGAAGTGAAACGCTTCCGCCCGGATTTTAAAATCCCCGATGCGAATGACAACGTACTGGTCTTGGTGGAGACGGGCACCTCACCGAGGAAGGTGTCCGACGGCATCGGCCACGGCGAGTTGAAATTCCGCCGCGGTCGCGGTTTCGTCGAGACCCGCGCGCACCTTCAATGGAACGGCAACACTTACGACGCGTATCCGATGGAAGACATCTACTGGCAGGCCACCTCGCGCGGCGGCCGGCAGTTCGATAAGATTCTGGAAGGAAAGGTGGTCTTCCGGCAGACCAACGCCATGGTGGGCTCGGCATTGACCGACATCGCATCGAAGACCATGATCATGGCGCCGCTCATGGAAAACACGGGCACGTTCCAGATCGCCGCCGGCGCTTTGGGACTGGTGGGGGCGACGCAGATGGCACTCGCCGCCAACACCAAAACGCAGGCCGACACGCGCTACTGGAACAATCTTCCGGACGGTGTGCACGTGCTCACCCTGCAGGTCGATCCAACTCAATGGGGAGAAGTGGATATCTGGTTTGAAGACGCCAACGGACAAAAGCAGACCGGCCTGTCCACCCGGCGTCCCATTTTAAAAACACACGGCGGCACCGGGCTGGTTTGGGCCCGTTCCCGCACCGCCCTCGTCAAAAAATGACAACGACTCATTAACAACATATAAACGGAGGCTGTATGAACCGATCAGGAACCCTGATTGCCTGCCTTGTGGCGGCGGGCTGGTTGACCGGATGCGCCACGGACCCGTGTCCGCGCATCCTGGCGGAAGGCGAAGCCGACGCCGCCATCAAGATGAACAGCGTCCGCTTTCTCGATGAAGGCCTGCAACGCCGCAGTGAGTGGCAGAACTACTGTCGCGGCAATCGGCTGGGTCCGGA
Coding sequences within it:
- a CDS encoding penicillin-binding protein activator LpoB, whose amino-acid sequence is FNRRRMDFMNGPVRLGFPLALGLLLLGGCATYSASTIENAPGSATVYEDPNSTGQLAGVGIESQDIRAMTDKMMRDMLTNPSLAGAKTPPKVIIDAEFFRNESSSRINKNIITDRLRVDLNRAAKGRMVFVGRHYEGMVKEETAYKGRPAGLLSGDYRLGGRITTLDQINPTTGRTSRYHQIIFEMVDLNNSAIVWTGIYDFRKSARDDIIYR